TGTTTCAGCGATATGCCGAGGGCGTGGAAAAACTTGAACGTGTCCGGACCCAGGGCCGCTCCTCCCGTGGTGGCGGAACGTATATTGCTGAATCCGAGCCGGTCTTTCAAGGCCTTGAATACCGCCAGATAGGCCAGGTGGTACAGAATTTTGAAGTAGAAGGGCGGGGCCTTCTTTTCAAACTTGTATTCCGACCATTTCCGGCCGATGGGAACACAGGTGTTAAACACCAGTCGTTTGAGAAACGAGGCATCCAGCACCTTAACCTGCACGGTGGAACACAAATTCTCCCAGACCCGGGGCGGAGAAAACATGATGTGCGGCCCGATCTCCCGCAAATCCGCCTGGGCCGACTCAACACTCTCGGGAAAGTTGATGGTCAATCCGTTCAACAGCCCGCAGGCCAGGGCCATCATCTGCTCGCCAACCCAGGGCAGGGGCAGGAAAGAAACGAATTCATCAGTATCGTACTTGGGATCAAATTTGTCCAGGTTATTGGCCATGGCAATGAGGTTTCTGTGGGTCAGCATCACGAGCTTCGGGAACCCCGTGGTTCCTGAAGTAGGGCATATCCACGCTACGTCATCGGGGCTGGTGTTTTCCACGTTCTTTTCAAACAGCCCGGGATGGGATTTTTCGTATTCCCTGCCCAGCGCGATGACATCGGGGAAATAGGCCAGCAAGTCGGAATCATATTTGCTCATCCCCTTCGGATCGTAGTAGATAATCTTCTTGACGCCCGGCAGCTCCTCCTGCATATCAAGAATTTTGTCAACCTGTTCCTGGTCTTCGGCGATAACAAATTTGGTCTCGGAATGGTTGATGATGTAGGCAACTTCTTTCAGAATCGAATCCTGATATATGCCGCTGCCAAATCCGCCGGCCGACTGGGCGGCGAGTTCGGCAATAATCCATTCGGGTTTGTTGTCGCCGATGACGGCAATCTTGTCCCCCCGTTCAAAACCGAGGCTGATCATGCCGAGGGAAAAATACTTTACTTTTTCCAGGTAATCCTGCCAAGTGAACGACTGCCAGATGCCGAGATCTTTTTCCCGGAGCGCAATCTTCTTTGATCCGTATTGGTTCGCCTTGGCAACCAACAGTTTGGGAAATGTATCTGACGACATGCTTACACCGTTATCTTCCCATAAATGCGCCATCCGCCTCGCCCAGATAGGCCTTGGCGACAATAGCATTTTGCTGAACCTCAGCAGGCGTGCCTTCGGCGATCTTCTCGCCGAAATCCAGGACCATGATTCTGTCGGAGAGATCCATGACGACGCCCATGTCATGTTCGATGAGCAGGACGGTCACGCCCCGCTCAATATTGACATCAATGATAAACCGGGCCATATCCTCGGTTTCTTCGAGGTTCATGCCCGCCATGGGTTCATCCAGCAGCAGCACCTCCGGTTCGAGGCACAGCGCCCGCGCCATTTCGACCCGTTTCTGGAGTCCGTAGGGCAACGTTCCGACATGCTTTTTCCGGATATGCTCAATCTCGAGGAAATCAATGATATCCTCCACCCGCTTCCGATGCTGCACCTCTTCCCGCACACAGGGGCCGAAATAAAACATTGATTTTAAAAGACCGTATTTAATATGGATATGGCGTCCCAACATTAGATTTTCCAGGACGGTCATGTGTTTGAAAAGTTCAATATTCTGAAAACTGCGGGCGATGCCCAGGCGGGCGATCTGATAAGGCCGGAGGTGTGTTATTTCCTTGTCCTTAAGAATCACTTTCCCCTTTTGGGGGCGGTAAAAACCGTTGATGACGTTGTACAGGCTGCTTTTACCCGCGCCGTTGGGGCCGATAATGGAAAAAATTTCGCCCCTTTTTACCTCGAAACTCACATACAAAAGGGCCGTTATCCCACCAAAGCTCAAGGTGATCTCATCGCCCTTCAGGACAATTTCCTCCGTAATGCGACCTGCTCCCACCCCTGCCTCCCGAATCACACGTAAGAAATAGATAAAGAAAAAACCGGTAAACCGATAATCATCCGGTTTTACATCGGTTTTCCCTACTCTGCCTGAAAAGGCACGCGAAGAGACAGTTTTTTCTTTGGCGCGACTATATTCAGAAGGCGCCTGTCTGTCAAGATTTTTATGAGGTTGACAAGCAGGGACGTTAATGTTATGCGGACGCAGGTATTTGAAATTGTTCCCCTTGAGATACCAGGTATGTGTCGGCTGCTTCATTTAACACTAACACCTTACTTTCTTGTCAGGAGGGAAGCCCCATGCAAGTCAAAGATCGTATGACCCCCAACCCCGTTACTGCTACCGAGGATTCCTCTTTCCAGGACGCATTGCACATGATGAAGGAGAAGAAAATCTGCCGTTTGCCTGTTGTTGACAAGCATGGACGCCTGGTCGGCCTTATTACCAATAAGGATTTGTTCGCCGCCTCGCCTTCGTCGGCCACGAGCCTCAGCGTCTTTGAAGTGCATTATCTGCTCTCCAAGATGCAAATAAAGAGCCTGATGAAGAAGCGGCTGATTACCGTCGGTGACGACTGTCCCTTGGAAGAGGCGGCCCGCATCATGATTGATAACGATATCGGCAGTTTGCCTGTCCTGAAAGATAACCGGATGGTCGGCATCATCACCGATGCGGATATCTTCAAAAGCTTCGTGGAGATTTTGGGAGGGCGTGAGCCGGGTCTCCGCCTGACCTTGGATGTGACAGAGGGTAAGGGGGCTCTGGCTGCCATCGCCAACGAGATCGCCCGGGAAGACGGCTTTATTATCAGCCTGGCCACCTTCAGCGGCAAGGATGCCAGCGATCGCATCATCACGGTAAAGGTAAGCGGCGCCCCGAAAGAGGGTTTGCTCAAAGGCCTGGAGTCTAACAGCGTCAAGGTGTTGAACGCCATAGAATTCACTTCAAGAATCAGACCAGTCATCAGAACGAACGGTAGCTGCAGGCTAATCCGATACCGACACCCCGGCGAAGGCCGGAGAACAGACATCGTCCCGGCGAAGGCCGATATCCATAACAACAAAATGGCTTCCGCAATCGGTTTTCACCGGGGTGACGCACCGAGTGAAAATAACTATAGAACCTGAGTAGGCAAAATTGATAATTCCTTCCTGTTATCCACGAAATGCCAACCCCATTGAAGGTGCAGGATTCAAATCGTAATCATTGCCCGGAGACATTATTTGACAAGCGAGCGAATAGGTTCTATTGCGGCCGCGAATCCAAATCATCCTGCACGTTAATTCCCCCATGGTCTTATATCTGTCAACACACCATCACCCCGAAAAGGTGGTATATGGTTAAAATGCCGTGGCACTACCGTGATACCAGGCGGCAAAAAAAGAAAACAAACCTAACCTGGCAAGCTGAAATTTTACATTTGTGAAATAATGTAATGTTCATAAATGCCTAACTCAACACTTCATGGGATAGCGGCTTACCAGCTGCCTCCCCATAGGTCCGGAGAGGTGCACCATGGCAGCAAGGATTTTTCTGAGAAAAGCAATGTGTTGGCTGGTAGTTTTTCTGTGTATCATCTCCATATCCCGGCCAGAAAAAGGCGGATGTCTAACACCCGCCCAGGTCCCCCAACATACCCCTCCAAACGTGAGCGGGGAAGTGATCGCCGGCTGGTATGGACGGGAACATCATAATAAGTTGACAGCCAGCGGGCAGAGGTTCGACATGCACAAAAACACCCCTGCACACAGGACATTGCCCCTAGGGACCAAGGTCCGGCTTGTCAACCCCGATAACGGCAAGTCCGCCGAAGGGATTGTCAATGACCGAGGACCCTATATCAAAGGCCGGGATGTGGATGTCTCCTATGCGATGGCCAGGCAACTCGGCTTCGTCAAAATGGGGGTCATGAAGCTCTACATAGAAAAAATATAGTTGGTTGGGCCTTGGGTGCTACTTACGGGATGAAATGCGGAAATACTGGTCGGTCTTTTTACATGCGTGTATGATGCACCTGTACTTCCTTGTTTATGAATTTCCCAAAGCATACTTTATTTCAATCAGTATTCAATAAGCTCTGAATAGTCCAGCCGGAGACGAAAGAACCGGATTAGACTATCACACCTCCTTCAACGTATCCCTCAACATGCTGAGGTTCCACCAAATGCTGAGGCAAAACGTGTTATTTTATGCTTCTCCACCATTTGTTCCTATTACTCTAACTACATGTTGTTATATAGTTAATTAAAAATTCTGATGCTCATTCAGTTATTGGCGGACTATTTGCTATTATTATGATCATGTAACAACACAATGTTATTTTTCAGACAATAAATTGAGGGCATAAAAATGAACAGGCAAGAGATTCTAAAGGAAAAGGAAATTATATCATACATGATATTGGGAAACATTCAAAAAAAGCATAAACCTAACCAACTTTATGACTTATTGGTACGACAAGCATGGTTAAGTTCAGGAATCAAAGAAGAAAGTGATAACATAAAATGGCAAGAATTAAAGTCGGAGAGACATTTGGAAATTTTTCATTAAAAAGCCACACGGAAGCATTGATTGATACAGCTGCACTTGCGGGCAAGAAATTGCAGTTGTCTTACAGCATATCTAATTTGGATGAAGGAAGCTTATGAGGGTATATAAACTGATAGGTGTCATATGTGTAGCCATGGTCATGTGGATCTTTACGCTGACTTTAACTAAAATTATAGAAAATTCATCTAAAACTGATTCTTATAGCCTCGTTGATGCGAAACAATCTTTTCTCTTTCGCAACCGCTGATTTTTTATGAAATAAGCTTCTTTGTATCACTGTAAAAGAAGCGTTATAATAGATGTAAAGGCATATTGAGAAAGGATTGTTAACAAAAAAGAGAGGAGTACGAACATGAAAAGATTTCTATTAGCAGTAGCACTAATGATGACAATAGGCAACATCCCAGCATTTGCAGCCGATGTTGGCGTATCCGTTAGCATAGGGCAACCGGGCTTCTATGGTCGCATTGACATAGGGAACGCACCACACCCGGAATATGTTAACCCACAACCGATAATCGTACAGCCTGTGCCGAGAGGTAGGACTGTCGAGCCAATATATTTGCGGGTACCTCCCGGTCATCAGAAGAATTGGAAGAAATACTGCGGCAAATATAATGCCTGTGGTCAGCCGGTATATTTTGTTAAAGACAACTGGTACAATGAGGTCTATACTCCCCATTACAAGAAACAACATGGCGACAGTCGTGACGATAACCGCGGCAGAAGAGACGATAACCGTGGAAAAGGCCAAGATAGAGGAAACGACAGAGGCCATAACAAGGGGCGCGATAGGAACTGATTTGTTTATCCATCGAAAGTTTCCCAAAAGCAATAATTGCCATGATTATATTTGGTATTGTTGATAATGATTTTATTGGCACAAAATATCGTTCTTCATATACTCCGACCGTAACGAAGTAATGCCCTGTCAACCAATATTTTTACTCGTTATTGTTTGCCAGTTTATTTGACATCGCCATATCTGAAAGGAGGTCAAGAGATGAATTTTAAGATTATCCTGATAGTAATTGTTGCCTGCCTTGCCCTCGTTTTCACTACTCAAAATATGGCCGCCGTTACGGTAAGTATTTTCTTCTGGGAAATTTCATTATCACTTGCACTCTTGATTTTCTTTACTCTGGCTGTTGGTTTTATCGTCGGATGGTTTCTGCACAGCTTTCTGGCGTATCGTAAAGACAAGAAGGAAATGGCCGAGATTCAAGCCGATTTGCGAACCAGCAAGCAATAGCCTCTGCGGCCTCTCGGTTTGAGCCATGTTACTTTTTTCCCTTATTAATCATGAATTATTACAACTAACAACCACTTAGCAGGGTATGCCGTGTAAAACGTATGACTTGTCGGTTAAATTCTGACCGAGGGAGATCGGTAGTCTCGCCTACGTAGCTTGAGGAGGGTTCAAAGGGTAACCTGCAGCATTAAACTTCCTGACAACGACTCTTTAGGGAGTCGGCAAGGCTGCGGGTTGTAGCGTGAGCGAATCCAGTGTATTGGTTGGCAAGAAAATAGATGACGGCATATTCCACAGTACAAACGGGATTCATTAGTTATCAATAATATTCCACGGTGTGACTTTGTGTTATACGTACCAGACACATTTCATTATTTACTCGATCACCCCTGTGCAGTACGGGTTTCTGAACTACACAAACACTTTCCCCAAAAAACACGGCTTCGGTAAAATAATCAATAACCTATCAACAATGATACCGCCCATGACGGAACGGTTAGAAGTTCTGAATATAAGATCGCGCGCCCGCAAAACGTTCCCGATAATACCGCCCGGACAGGGAATCCTGGCGGATTTTTTTACCCCTTCCGGGGGCATGGATGAATAGGTCATCGCCGGCGTAGATGCCCACGTGCGAGACCTTTTCGCCATCTCGGGTGTGGAAAAATACCAGATCGCCCTTCGCTAAATGGTCCCGTGTCACGGGGCGGCCCATCTCGATTTGCGAAAGCGAGGTACGGGGCAGATCGAGACCATTCAACTGATATACGGTCATCGTTAAACCGCTGCAATCAAAACCTTCCTCAGCGCTTGTTCCACCCCAGAGGTACGGCACATCAATAAAGTTCCGCGCCGTTTTGACGAGTTCTTCCCCGAGCTCAGCGCGGCTGGAACCTTTTCTGGACACCGCATATTCGCCGGGGCTGACGATATAATATTCCTGGATTATACCCGCTTGCTTGAGTGATTCGGCCTTGTTTTGGGCTACGGTGCGGGTGGGAAAATTGCCGATACGCACCTTATAGAGGCCCTTCTCGGCGGCAAAATAGGTGGCGTCCACACCCTGACCACGCAGGACTTCCGTCAGGCGGGCGGCATTTTCCACCTTCGCAAAGGCGCCGGCCTGAATGGTATAGGCCATCCGGGCCAGTTCCTTACCCTTGACTTCGGAGGGCTGACTGTAGGAGGTACTCCTTGTGGCGCATCCGGCCATCAGCAAAAGCAGGCACACCGGCAAAACACTGTAAATAATTGAGGACTTACCGGGCC
This portion of the Deltaproteobacteria bacterium genome encodes:
- a CDS encoding AMP-binding protein; translation: MAHLWEDNGVSMSSDTFPKLLVAKANQYGSKKIALREKDLGIWQSFTWQDYLEKVKYFSLGMISLGFERGDKIAVIGDNKPEWIIAELAAQSAGGFGSGIYQDSILKEVAYIINHSETKFVIAEDQEQVDKILDMQEELPGVKKIIYYDPKGMSKYDSDLLAYFPDVIALGREYEKSHPGLFEKNVENTSPDDVAWICPTSGTTGFPKLVMLTHRNLIAMANNLDKFDPKYDTDEFVSFLPLPWVGEQMMALACGLLNGLTINFPESVESAQADLREIGPHIMFSPPRVWENLCSTVQVKVLDASFLKRLVFNTCVPIGRKWSEYKFEKKAPPFYFKILYHLAYLAVFKALKDRLGFSNIRSATTGGAALGPDTFKFFHALGISLKQIYGQTEICGISCIHRDNDINPDTMGEPIPETEVKISATGEILSKSPAVFLGYYKQPEETAQTLIDGWLHSGDAGYLTPDGHIVVIDRIKDVMSLIDGVKFSPQFIENNLKFSPYIKEAVTVGHDRDFIVAMICIDFASVGNWAERNRINYTTYTDLSSKQEIVDFIQKDVEKVNKGLPENAKVKRFVLLYKELDPDDDELTRTRKVRRHFVEEKYQEIIAGMYAGQDSIKIEAIIKFQDGKTATIRTVMAVRNV
- a CDS encoding ABC transporter ATP-binding protein encodes the protein MTEEIVLKGDEITLSFGGITALLYVSFEVKRGEIFSIIGPNGAGKSSLYNVINGFYRPQKGKVILKDKEITHLRPYQIARLGIARSFQNIELFKHMTVLENLMLGRHIHIKYGLLKSMFYFGPCVREEVQHRKRVEDIIDFLEIEHIRKKHVGTLPYGLQKRVEMARALCLEPEVLLLDEPMAGMNLEETEDMARFIIDVNIERGVTVLLIEHDMGVVMDLSDRIMVLDFGEKIAEGTPAEVQQNAIVAKAYLGEADGAFMGR
- a CDS encoding CBS domain-containing protein, with amino-acid sequence MQVKDRMTPNPVTATEDSSFQDALHMMKEKKICRLPVVDKHGRLVGLITNKDLFAASPSSATSLSVFEVHYLLSKMQIKSLMKKRLITVGDDCPLEEAARIMIDNDIGSLPVLKDNRMVGIITDADIFKSFVEILGGREPGLRLTLDVTEGKGALAAIANEIAREDGFIISLATFSGKDASDRIITVKVSGAPKEGLLKGLESNSVKVLNAIEFTSRIRPVIRTNGSCRLIRYRHPGEGRRTDIVPAKADIHNNKMASAIGFHRGDAPSENNYRT
- a CDS encoding septal ring lytic transglycosylase RlpA family protein, with protein sequence MAARIFLRKAMCWLVVFLCIISISRPEKGGCLTPAQVPQHTPPNVSGEVIAGWYGREHHNKLTASGQRFDMHKNTPAHRTLPLGTKVRLVNPDNGKSAEGIVNDRGPYIKGRDVDVSYAMARQLGFVKMGVMKLYIEKI
- a CDS encoding LapA family protein, producing MNFKIILIVIVACLALVFTTQNMAAVTVSIFFWEISLSLALLIFFTLAVGFIVGWFLHSFLAYRKDKKEMAEIQADLRTSKQ
- a CDS encoding NlpC/P60 family protein; translation: MILWRSWPGKSSIIYSVLPVCLLLLMAGCATRSTSYSQPSEVKGKELARMAYTIQAGAFAKVENAARLTEVLRGQGVDATYFAAEKGLYKVRIGNFPTRTVAQNKAESLKQAGIIQEYYIVSPGEYAVSRKGSSRAELGEELVKTARNFIDVPYLWGGTSAEEGFDCSGLTMTVYQLNGLDLPRTSLSQIEMGRPVTRDHLAKGDLVFFHTRDGEKVSHVGIYAGDDLFIHAPGRGKKIRQDSLSGRYYRERFAGARSYIQNF